The Brassica rapa cultivar Chiifu-401-42 chromosome A10, CAAS_Brap_v3.01, whole genome shotgun sequence genome segment TACTACAGATTAATTTGGGGTTTGCATTGGTCAGAAGGACCTACTGGTTTTGAGGATgtgtgttttgattgtttgagGATTTAATGGAACAAGTAAAGAGATGGAGATTGTTTTGGAGCAATCTGTCTATTGATACTGGGACACTAGTTCCCCAACTGAGAATCACCTGTAATGATACCTGAATAAGACTCTTGCCAAAGATTTGTTGTTTctatttttcctttcttttttttttggtcttttttgggtttttggttGGATTCTTTAGGTTTCGTAGCAATAATGGCGGCTGAGGAACAAAGCCAAGTCTCTGCCTCTGCTTCTGTTGTAGAGAATGATGCTCAACGCCTTCGGTTGGGATCAAGCGACTCGCTTCTCCCCGGTCTCATCGACGACGTCGCTCTAAACTGTCTCGCTTGGGTTCCAAGAACCGACTACCCTTCCCTCTCCTGCGTGAGCAAAAAGTACAACAACCTGATCAAGTCTGGTCACCTCTTTGGCCTCAGAAAGGAGCTGGGGATAGTGGAGTATCTCGTCTTCATGGTCTGCGACCCTAGAGGCTGGCTAATGTTCTCTCCCACGAAGAAAAAATGGATGGTCCTTCCCAAAATGCCCTGCGACGAGTGCTTCAACCACGCGGATAAAGAGTCTTTGGCCGTGGACGACGAGCTTCTCGTCTTCGGGAGAGAGCTGTTTCAGTTCGCTATATGGAAGTACGGTTTGAGGTCTCGGCGCTGGGTCAAGTGCGAAGGGATGCACCGTCCTCGCTGCTTGTTTGCCTCCGGGAGCTTAGGAGGGATCGCTATTGTAGCCGGAGGGACTGATATGAACGGGAATATACTAGCGTCTGCTGAGCTTTACGATTCTTCTTCGGGGAGATGGGAGATGCTTCCCAACATGCATTCGCCTCGGAGACTGTGCTCAGGGTTCTTCATGGACGGGAGATTCTATGTTGTTGGAGGGATGTCGAGCCCTAATGTATCGGTTACTTGCGGAGAAGAGTTTGATCTTGAGACGAGGAAGTGGAGGAAGATCGAAGGGATGTATCCGAACGTGAACAGAGCGGCGCAGGCTCCGCCTCTCGTTGTGGTGGTGAACAACGAGCTGTTCACGCTCGAGTACTTGACCAACATGGTGAAGAGGTATGATAAGGAGAGGAACAAGTGGGAAGTGATGGGAAGGTTGCCGCCGATGGTGGACTCGTCCAACGGTTGGGGGTTGGCGTTTAAGCCGTGCGGGGACCAGTTGTTGGTTGTTTGCGGGCAGAGAGGGAGTAACGGTGAGGGTGTTGTTGTGAATGCTTGGTGTCCGAAGACGGGAGCTAGAGATGGGAACTTGGATTGGAAAGTGATTGGTGTTAAAGAGAATGTTGGTGTCTTTGTTTATAACTGCGCGGTGATGGGTTGTTAAAGTAAAAGAAATCAAATCTCTTTTGGTTTCTTCAACTTGGAAGTTCGGTTCTTTGTATTACAACATCAGATCTTGTCTCTGGTTCGGTCTTCAGCTTGGaagtttttgttgttttattttcttctgcTTGGGATTAACATGCTTTTGTGTTTGattctgtttttaattttatttgtgtaaactgaaaaaaagaaagaaaattcaTTACTCTTCAAAATTTACCTCCttttaaagctttttttttttatcattttactTGAATAAAAAGGGAGAAAATTTTCCAGTATGTATATTGATGTAAtggtttttggtaaaaataataaaactatatatgtgAAAACTGTTTAGTGTTTGCTACAAAATAATATGAACTCTCTGAAGCTAGCTTCATGATTCACGTGTTTAGCCCAATGAAAAACGGGCTTTGCGAGTTATCTATTACTAGCCCTATTGGACGTTTAAAACGGGTTTTAAATAATAACATCTACACTCTACATGATCGAAGTATATAGTTTTCTTTTGTCGGCAGTATAAAGTATATACTTTTAAGATTTGATATCATTTGGAGTTCTGTACATCTATAAAGTATTTGCTCATCGACAGGTCAGCAAACGTACAAGCGACAAAGTATGATGTAGATATCGTTTTCATGTCCGAACTTCTCAGTAGTCCCAAAGTTAAGATAATGACGTGTGGG includes the following:
- the LOC103845472 gene encoding F-box/kelch-repeat protein At5g60570 → MEQVKRWRLFWSNLSIDTGTLVPQLRITCFVAIMAAEEQSQVSASASVVENDAQRLRLGSSDSLLPGLIDDVALNCLAWVPRTDYPSLSCVSKKYNNLIKSGHLFGLRKELGIVEYLVFMVCDPRGWLMFSPTKKKWMVLPKMPCDECFNHADKESLAVDDELLVFGRELFQFAIWKYGLRSRRWVKCEGMHRPRCLFASGSLGGIAIVAGGTDMNGNILASAELYDSSSGRWEMLPNMHSPRRLCSGFFMDGRFYVVGGMSSPNVSVTCGEEFDLETRKWRKIEGMYPNVNRAAQAPPLVVVVNNELFTLEYLTNMVKRYDKERNKWEVMGRLPPMVDSSNGWGLAFKPCGDQLLVVCGQRGSNGEGVVVNAWCPKTGARDGNLDWKVIGVKENVGVFVYNCAVMGC